Proteins from one Meriones unguiculatus strain TT.TT164.6M chromosome 10, Bangor_MerUng_6.1, whole genome shotgun sequence genomic window:
- the LOC110559744 gene encoding acylcarnitine hydrolase-like, with product MPLKQLHSWLKAGLLGLLLLLLHVQAGQDSSEASPIRNTHLGQVRGSLIQIKDNNIGVHTFLGIPFAKPPVGPLRFAPPEAAQPWTGVRDGTSHPALCLQNIMTIMKIMEKMNMTVPPISVSEDCLYLSIYAPAHAHEGTNLPVMVWIHGGALVTGGASMFDGSLLTATQDVVVVTIQYRLGVLGFFSTGDQHARGNWGYLDQVAALRWVQQNIAHFGGNPDQVTIFGESAGGTSVSSHVVSPMSQGLFHRAIMESGVAVLPDLISDSSEMVSTTVAKLSGCEAMDSEALVHCLRGKSEAEILDINKDFKVIPAVVDGVFLPRHPQELLVSVDFHPVPSIIGVNNDEYGWNLPMAKGSAQTIMEINRENLNALLKNTAEQMMLPPECSDLLMEEYMGDTEDPQTLQIQYTEMMGDFLFVIPALQVAHFQRPHAPVYFYEFKHQSSFLKNTRPHYVKADHGDEVPFVFGSWRFGMELNFTEEEELLNRRMMTYWANFARYGNPNSQGLPYWPMLDHEEQYLQLDIQPAVGRALKARRLRFWTKTLPQKIQELKGAQDKHA from the exons ATGCCGCTGAAACAACTGCACAGCTGGCTGAAAGCTGGGCTCCTTGggctcctgcttctcctcctccatgTGCAGG CGGGTCAGGACTCATCAGAGGCCAGCCCCATCAGAAACACACACCTAGGCCAAGTCCGGGGAAGTCTCATCCAAATAAAGGACAACAACATTGGCGTCCACACCTTTTTGGGAATTCCCTTTGCCAAACCACCTGTAGGACCACTGCGCTTTGCACCACCTGAGGCTGCTCAACCATGGACTGGTGTGAGGGATGGGACCTCACACCCAGCCCT ATGTCTGCAAAATATCATGACTATCATGAAGATCATGGAGAAAATGAATATGACCGTGCCTCCCATCTCTGTATCTGAGGACTGCCTGTATCTCAGCATCTATGCACCAGCTCATGCCCATGAGGGCACTAACCTGCCT GTGATGGTATGGATCCATGGTGGTGCACTGGTTACAGGAGGGGCTTCCATGTTTGATGGATCCCTATTGACAGCTACTCAGGATGTGGTGGTGGTCACTATCCAGTACCGTCTGGGTGTCCTGGGCTTCTTCAG CACTGGAGACCAGCATGCCAGAGGCAACTGGGGATACCTGGACCAAGTGGCCGCCCTTCGCTGGGTCCAGCAGAACATCGCCCACTTTGGAGGCAACCCTGATCAGGTCACTATTTTTGGCGAGTCAGCAGGTGGCACAAGTGTGTCTTCACATGTTGTGTCCCCCATGTCCCAAGGACTCTTCCACAGAGCCATCATGGAGAGTGGGGTTGCCGTGCTACCTGACCTTATCTCTGACAGCTCTGAGATGGTCTCCACT ACGGTGGCCAAACTATCTGGATGTGAGGCCATGGACTCAGAGGCCCTGGTGCACTGCCTGAGAGGCAAGAGTGAAGCAGAGATTCTGGACATTAACAAG GACTTCAAGGTCATTCCTGCTGTGGTGGATGGAGTATTCCTACCCAGGCATCCCCAAGAGTTGTTGGTTTCCGTGGATTTTCACCCTGTCCCCAGCATCATTGGTGTCAACAATGATGAGTATGGTTGGAACCTTCCCATG GCAAAGGGATCTGCACAGACAATAATGGAAATAAACAGAGAGAACCTGAATGCTCTTCTGAAGAATACAGCAGAACAAATG atgctgcctcctgagtgcagtgACCTGCTAATGGAAGAGTACATGGGAGACACTGAGGACCCCCAGACCCTCCAAATTCAGTATACAGAGATGATGGGGGACTTCTTGTTTGTGATCCCTGCACTCCAAGTAGCACATTTTCAGC GTCCCCATGCTCCTGTCTATTTCTATGAGTTCAAACATCAATCCAGCTTTCTCAAGAATACCAGGCCACACTATGTGAAGGCTGACCATGGGGATGAAGTTCCTTTTGTCTTTGGATCCTGGCGCTTTGGCATGGAAC TTAACTTcactgaggaggaggagctgCTGAACAGGAGGATGATGACGTACTGGGCCAATTTCGCACGATATGG GAACCCCAACAGCCAGGGTCTACCCTACTGGCCTATGT